Proteins from a single region of Undibacterium sp. KW1:
- a CDS encoding DUF4214 domain-containing protein yields MANVDNLDTLGVRHASGLKSGLNIIQAAVDTTPPVLNSLIIPASINLANGNAPLFIRAGATDVGSGVASVMIELDNFIAYDVKIHGGTLSAFVIDGQDDSWSDGLSSQTYTIASNNKPGDYHVLRVQVIDNAGNSTTYEAAQLKAMGVNTTISVLATADTAPPTVLSFTPAATGNVVQVNGDLVFTFSEAIQAGTGKIVLKDGAGNIAASIDAAGPGISIAGNTLSIHPGTALAFDTNYTISLPAGSIKDLAGNSYAGSSASSAYSFWTASNPAQVGLTINGTDGNDVLTGSNLNDNISAGAGNDRIIASPGNDSIFGDSGLDTLVLSGKMTNYTVSGTPAYFILKDNVGNDGSDSVGLVERLQFTDVTLAFDLNGVAGQAYRLYQAAFGHKPDQAGLGYWIQAMDKGASLNAVAAAFVQSAEFQQLYGANPSTTTLINNFYQNVLHRAPDQAGFEYWSSQINQGLVTPAAALASFCESAENQAQVLGQIQQGIVYTMWVG; encoded by the coding sequence ATGGCTAATGTAGATAATCTTGATACCCTCGGTGTACGTCACGCATCCGGTCTCAAATCCGGTTTGAATATCATCCAGGCAGCCGTTGATACCACGCCGCCTGTTCTCAATTCCCTAATCATCCCGGCCAGCATCAACCTGGCGAATGGCAATGCGCCCTTATTTATAAGGGCTGGTGCGACCGACGTCGGTTCGGGTGTTGCCAGCGTCATGATAGAGCTTGATAATTTCATCGCCTATGATGTCAAGATACATGGCGGCACCCTGAGTGCCTTTGTGATTGATGGACAGGATGACAGCTGGTCAGACGGCTTATCCAGCCAGACCTATACCATCGCCAGCAACAACAAACCCGGCGACTATCATGTACTGCGCGTGCAGGTGATAGACAATGCGGGCAATAGCACCACCTATGAAGCAGCACAACTCAAGGCCATGGGGGTGAACACCACCATCAGCGTGCTGGCGACAGCAGACACTGCGCCACCGACCGTGCTCTCATTTACCCCGGCAGCCACAGGCAATGTAGTGCAGGTCAATGGTGACCTGGTGTTCACATTCAGCGAAGCCATACAGGCGGGCACGGGCAAGATTGTTCTCAAGGATGGTGCAGGCAATATTGCTGCCAGCATTGATGCGGCTGGCCCCGGTATCAGCATTGCAGGCAATACCCTGAGCATACATCCCGGTACGGCGCTGGCATTTGATACCAACTACACCATCAGCCTGCCCGCTGGCAGTATCAAGGATCTGGCTGGCAATAGCTATGCGGGTTCCAGTGCCTCCAGTGCGTATTCCTTCTGGACTGCATCCAATCCGGCCCAGGTCGGGCTGACCATCAACGGCACTGATGGTAATGATGTACTGACGGGCAGCAATCTCAACGACAATATCTCGGCAGGTGCGGGGAATGACCGCATCATCGCCAGCCCCGGCAATGACAGCATCTTTGGCGACAGCGGGCTAGATACCCTGGTCTTGTCCGGCAAAATGACCAACTACACGGTATCTGGCACGCCTGCCTATTTCATCCTCAAAGATAATGTGGGTAATGATGGCAGCGATTCAGTCGGCCTGGTAGAGCGCCTGCAATTCACCGACGTGACGCTGGCCTTTGATCTTAACGGTGTAGCTGGCCAGGCTTATCGCCTGTACCAGGCCGCATTTGGTCACAAGCCTGATCAGGCAGGCCTGGGATACTGGATACAGGCCATGGATAAAGGCGCCAGCCTCAATGCTGTCGCGGCTGCCTTTGTGCAGTCAGCAGAATTCCAGCAACTGTATGGCGCCAACCCCAGCACCACGACCCTGATCAACAACTTCTATCAAAACGTCCTGCACCGCGCACCAGACCAGGCAGGTTTTGAATACTGGTCCAGCCAGATTAACCAGGGTCTGGTTACACCTGCCGCTGCACTCGCGAGCTTTTGTGAAAGCGCAGAAAACCAGGCTCAGGTTTTGGGCCAGATACAGCAGGGCATTGTATATACGATGTGGGTGGGTTGA
- a CDS encoding efflux transporter outer membrane subunit codes for MSIKRSLLMFIATSLAAGCAVGPDYRQPAPAMPDRYLGQTAIEQRHAKASADFIAWWEGFGDPQLTRFVTLALAQNLDLAQASARVAQAQAGLGAANAALLPSGTINAQGARAYQSVETPLGQVLNSKPNFDRHGNTYEANLGVGWELDVFGGVRRGREAALAEYQASEAGATATRLAVAAQTADIYISIRGLQARLDIARKQVQTQQDLLATVNLLYGKGLTAELQVRQAEAALAQVRASVPILETGLDTAMNALDVMLGKPAGTYRLELANASVIPVAPQIASTGAPGDLLRRRPDLIVAERRLAASNARIGMAIAEYYPKLSFGGMIGSATSVSGGNLFTSGASQAAGVLGLRWRLFDFGRINAQIDLAKGQEAEALAAYRLAVLSATEDVENAFSALVKREDQADILTQGVGSLSRARGASYAAYQKGVVSLIEVLQADENLLRATDMQAQARTESARAAVAAFKALGGGWQPGQSDAVATR; via the coding sequence ATGTCGATCAAACGCTCTCTCTTGATGTTCATCGCCACCAGTCTTGCAGCGGGTTGCGCTGTCGGACCGGATTACCGTCAACCTGCCCCCGCTATGCCAGACCGCTACCTGGGGCAAACTGCGATTGAGCAGCGGCATGCCAAAGCCTCCGCCGACTTCATCGCCTGGTGGGAGGGATTTGGCGATCCGCAACTGACCCGCTTTGTAACACTGGCGTTGGCGCAAAATCTGGATCTTGCCCAGGCGTCCGCTCGTGTCGCTCAGGCACAAGCAGGGCTTGGCGCCGCGAATGCTGCGTTGCTGCCTTCCGGCACCATCAATGCCCAGGGCGCACGCGCCTACCAGTCGGTTGAAACACCGCTGGGACAAGTCTTGAATTCAAAACCCAATTTCGATCGCCACGGCAACACTTACGAGGCTAACCTCGGCGTAGGCTGGGAACTGGATGTATTCGGCGGTGTGCGTCGCGGTCGGGAAGCGGCACTTGCTGAATATCAGGCTTCTGAAGCGGGAGCCACGGCGACACGACTGGCGGTGGCAGCACAAACCGCCGACATCTATATCAGTATTCGCGGACTGCAAGCCCGCCTGGACATCGCTCGCAAACAAGTGCAAACGCAACAAGACCTGCTCGCCACCGTCAATCTGCTATATGGCAAGGGACTGACGGCTGAACTTCAAGTACGACAAGCCGAAGCTGCGCTGGCCCAAGTGCGGGCATCGGTGCCTATCCTCGAAACAGGCTTGGATACGGCCATGAATGCACTGGATGTCATGTTAGGCAAACCGGCTGGCACCTACCGGCTTGAGCTGGCAAATGCGAGTGTTATTCCAGTTGCACCGCAGATCGCATCCACTGGTGCGCCAGGTGATTTGCTCAGGCGTCGGCCCGATCTGATCGTGGCAGAACGTCGCCTGGCTGCGTCGAACGCCCGTATCGGCATGGCGATTGCCGAGTACTATCCCAAGCTTTCCTTTGGTGGAATGATAGGCAGCGCGACATCGGTGTCTGGCGGCAACCTGTTCACCAGCGGTGCAAGTCAGGCAGCAGGCGTGCTGGGTCTTCGCTGGCGTCTGTTCGACTTTGGCCGCATCAACGCACAGATTGATCTGGCCAAGGGGCAAGAAGCCGAAGCGCTGGCGGCTTATCGGCTCGCCGTGCTAAGCGCTACCGAAGACGTAGAAAATGCATTTTCGGCCCTGGTCAAGCGTGAGGATCAGGCTGACATACTTACTCAAGGTGTCGGCTCGCTTAGTCGGGCGAGAGGTGCCTCGTATGCGGCATACCAGAAAGGCGTCGTCAGCCTGATCGAAGTCCTGCAAGCCGACGAAAACTTGCTACGCGCCACCGATATGCAAGCGCAAGCGCGAACCGAATCAGCCCGTGCTGCGGTCGCCGCATTCAAGGCACTGGGTGGCGGTTGGCAACCCGGTCAATCCGATGCGGTAGCAACGAGATAG
- a CDS encoding TetR/AcrR family transcriptional regulator yields MSKTTTTTTTVTAHPSTARGPVDHEVRDQIIIAATGHFRLYGYEKTTVSDLAKAIGFSKAYIYKFFESKQAIGELICANCLREIEADVRTAVDGVKHPPEKLRRMFKTIVESSLRLFFEDRRLYDIAASAATERWESVRTYEERIKLMLEDILRQGREMDEFERKTPLDEAAAAIYLVIRPYLNPLILQHSLDSTDDAPAHLSSLVLRSLSP; encoded by the coding sequence ATGAGCAAAACAACCACCACAACTACCACAGTGACCGCGCATCCGAGCACAGCCCGGGGTCCGGTCGATCACGAAGTGCGGGATCAGATCATCATTGCGGCTACCGGGCACTTTCGCCTGTATGGCTACGAAAAGACCACCGTCTCTGACCTTGCCAAGGCCATCGGTTTTTCCAAAGCCTATATATATAAGTTCTTCGAATCCAAGCAGGCCATTGGCGAACTGATTTGCGCAAATTGCCTGCGTGAGATTGAAGCGGATGTCAGAACTGCCGTTGACGGGGTCAAGCACCCGCCAGAAAAATTACGCCGCATGTTCAAGACTATCGTCGAATCCAGCCTTCGCCTATTTTTTGAAGACCGCAGGCTATATGACATTGCGGCCTCTGCTGCTACCGAACGTTGGGAATCCGTACGTACCTATGAGGAGCGGATAAAGCTCATGCTGGAAGACATTCTGCGTCAGGGGCGCGAGATGGATGAGTTTGAGCGCAAGACCCCGCTTGATGAGGCGGCGGCGGCGATTTACCTGGTGATTCGCCCTTATCTCAACCCATTGATCTTGCAGCACAGCCTGGATTCTACTGATGACGCGCCAGCTCATTTGTCCAGTCTGGTCTTGCGCAGTCTTTCACCATAA
- a CDS encoding efflux RND transporter periplasmic adaptor subunit — MFRRLFFSVAISALPFTLVACSEKPQSDPRTEAPLVRAATVQSAAAASRTFTGTVAARVQSDLGFRVPGKVLERLVDTGQTVKRGQVLMRIDPVDLKLAAHAQQETVAAARARAQQTAEDEARYRDLRGTGAISTSAYDQIKAAADAAKAQLNATEAQAEVARNASHYAELLADADGVVMETLVEPGQVVSAGQIVVRVARAGHREAVIQLPETLRPAIGSVGQATLFGKESLTVPAKLRQLSDTADRLTRTFEARYVLDGELSNAPLGATITIQIPGGLTVAQDSLRVPITSLFDAGKGPGVWVVEGEPAKVAWRAVKVQRLDDDGGYISGQLKQGDRIVALGTHLLREGQQVRVASQATATAPGVTP, encoded by the coding sequence ATGTTCCGTCGTCTCTTTTTTTCTGTTGCCATCTCTGCATTGCCGTTTACGCTGGTTGCTTGCAGTGAAAAACCGCAATCCGACCCTCGTACCGAAGCGCCGTTGGTACGTGCAGCTACTGTTCAGAGCGCGGCCGCGGCATCACGTACTTTCACCGGTACGGTAGCCGCCCGGGTACAAAGCGATCTTGGTTTCCGGGTTCCTGGCAAAGTGCTGGAGCGCCTTGTAGATACTGGGCAAACTGTCAAGCGCGGGCAGGTGCTCATGCGCATCGATCCTGTAGATCTGAAGTTGGCAGCCCATGCACAGCAAGAGACGGTGGCCGCCGCAAGGGCGCGGGCGCAGCAAACGGCGGAGGATGAAGCCCGTTACCGTGACCTGCGCGGAACCGGTGCGATATCAACATCAGCCTACGATCAGATCAAGGCTGCGGCAGATGCCGCGAAAGCCCAGCTTAACGCGACCGAAGCCCAGGCAGAAGTTGCGCGTAATGCCAGCCACTATGCAGAATTGTTGGCAGATGCGGATGGCGTCGTCATGGAAACGCTGGTTGAACCTGGCCAGGTCGTCAGCGCTGGCCAAATCGTTGTGCGTGTTGCGCGTGCCGGACATCGCGAAGCTGTTATCCAGTTGCCGGAAACCTTGCGCCCTGCCATCGGTTCAGTTGGCCAGGCCACGCTCTTTGGCAAAGAGAGCCTTACTGTTCCGGCCAAACTCAGACAACTCTCAGATACGGCAGACCGGCTAACGCGCACCTTTGAAGCGCGGTATGTGCTCGATGGTGAGCTGTCAAATGCCCCATTGGGTGCTACTATCACCATTCAGATTCCGGGCGGACTTACCGTTGCACAGGACAGCTTACGGGTACCTATTACTTCCCTGTTTGATGCAGGTAAGGGGCCAGGAGTCTGGGTGGTAGAGGGTGAACCGGCAAAGGTTGCCTGGCGTGCCGTCAAGGTTCAGCGTCTGGATGACGATGGCGGCTATATCAGCGGACAACTCAAACAAGGTGACCGGATAGTCGCACTCGGCACGCATTTGCTGCGCGAAGGTCAGCAAGTGCGGGTGGCCAGTCAGGCCACTGCCACAGCGCCGGGAGTGACGCCATGA
- a CDS encoding efflux RND transporter permease subunit → MSEARFNLSALAVRERSITLFLIFLISVAGILAFFKLGRAEDPPFTIKQMTVVTAWPGATAREMQDQVAEPLEKRMQELRWYERTETYTRPGLAFTMVSLLDKTPPSEVREEFYQARKKLGDEAKKLPAGVIGPIINDEYADVTFSLLALKAKGEQQRLLVRDAEALRQQLLHVAGVKKVNIIGEQPERIFVSFSHDRLATLGVSPQDIFAALNSQNVLTPSGSIETKGPQVFLRVDGAFDNLDKIRQTPIAAHGRTLKLSDVATVERGYEDPATFQVRNNGEPALLLGIVMRDDWNGLDLGKALEAEITKINTSLPLGMSLTKVTDQSVNISSAVDEFMVKFFVALLVVLVVCFVSMGWRVGIVVAAAVPLTLAAVFVIMAATGKNFDRITLGSLILALGLLVDDAIIAIEMMVVKMEEGYSRVAASAYAWSHTAAPMLSGTLVTAIGFMPNGFARSTAGEYTSNMFWIVGIALIASWVVAVVFTPYLGVKMLPDIKKVEGGHEAIYNTRQYNRFRQVLERVIARKWLVAGAVVGTFVLAIAGMGLVNKQFFPTSDRPEVLVEVQMPYGTSIVQTSDAAAKVEAWLAKQKEARIVTSYIGQGAPRFFLAMAPELPDPSFAKIVVLTGDDKEREALKFRLRQAAADGLAPEARVRVTQIVFGPPSPFPVAYRVMGPDPDKLRTISAQVESVMRASPMLRTVNTDWGPRVPALHFTLDQDRLQSVGLTSASVALQLQFLLNGAPLTEVREDIRSVQVLGRAAGNIRLDPAKIAGFTLVGSAGQRIPLSQVGAVNVRMEDPILRRRDRTPTITVRGDIAEGLQPPDVSSAIIKQLQPVISQLPSGYRIEQAGSIEEAGKASTAMLPLFPIMIALTLLIIILQVRSISGMVMVFLTSPLGLIGVVPTLLLFQQPFGINALVGLIALSGILMRNTLILIGQIRENEEAGLAPFRAVVEATVQRARPVVLTALAAILAFIPLTHSVFWGTLAYTLIGGTLAGTILTLVFLPAMYSIWFKIRPSPLQS, encoded by the coding sequence ATGAGCGAAGCTCGTTTCAACCTGTCGGCGCTCGCCGTGCGCGAGCGATCCATCACGCTGTTCCTGATCTTCCTGATCTCGGTTGCTGGCATTCTCGCTTTCTTCAAGCTCGGGCGTGCCGAAGACCCGCCGTTCACGATCAAGCAGATGACTGTCGTCACCGCGTGGCCGGGAGCCACAGCCAGGGAGATGCAGGATCAGGTCGCTGAGCCACTGGAAAAACGCATGCAAGAGTTGCGGTGGTATGAACGCACGGAAACCTATACGCGTCCTGGTCTGGCATTTACCATGGTTTCATTGCTTGACAAGACGCCGCCATCGGAAGTTCGGGAAGAGTTCTATCAGGCACGGAAGAAGCTTGGGGACGAGGCCAAAAAGCTGCCGGCCGGCGTCATTGGGCCGATTATCAATGACGAGTATGCCGACGTCACATTTTCGTTGCTTGCCCTGAAAGCCAAGGGCGAACAACAACGCTTGCTTGTGCGCGATGCGGAAGCGCTGCGCCAGCAACTGCTGCACGTCGCGGGCGTAAAAAAGGTCAACATCATAGGCGAGCAACCCGAACGCATTTTTGTCTCTTTCTCCCACGACCGTCTGGCCACACTAGGCGTCTCGCCGCAGGATATCTTCGCCGCGCTCAACAGCCAAAACGTATTGACGCCCTCCGGTTCGATCGAGACCAAGGGGCCACAGGTTTTCCTTCGTGTTGATGGCGCGTTCGACAATCTGGACAAGATTCGGCAGACCCCGATAGCTGCGCACGGGCGCACGCTGAAGTTGTCGGATGTGGCGACAGTCGAGCGCGGCTATGAAGACCCGGCGACCTTCCAGGTCCGCAACAATGGTGAACCGGCATTGCTGCTGGGCATCGTGATGCGCGACGACTGGAACGGGCTCGATCTCGGCAAGGCGCTTGAAGCGGAAATCACCAAAATCAACACCAGCCTGCCGCTGGGGATGTCGCTTACCAAGGTGACCGATCAGTCCGTCAACATCAGCTCGGCAGTGGACGAGTTCATGGTCAAGTTTTTCGTTGCCTTGCTCGTCGTGCTGGTGGTCTGCTTCGTCAGCATGGGGTGGCGCGTCGGTATCGTGGTTGCAGCGGCTGTGCCGCTGACCCTGGCTGCCGTGTTCGTCATCATGGCGGCCACCGGCAAGAACTTTGACCGCATCACGCTTGGTTCGCTGATCTTGGCGCTTGGTCTGCTAGTGGACGATGCCATCATCGCCATCGAAATGATGGTAGTGAAGATGGAGGAAGGGTATAGCCGTGTGGCGGCGTCTGCCTATGCATGGAGCCACACAGCTGCCCCCATGCTGTCTGGCACGCTGGTCACCGCCATCGGCTTCATGCCCAATGGCTTCGCGCGTTCCACAGCAGGCGAATACACCAGCAATATGTTCTGGATCGTCGGCATCGCCCTGATCGCGTCCTGGGTGGTGGCCGTCGTATTTACCCCCTATCTGGGGGTAAAGATGCTGCCAGACATCAAGAAGGTTGAAGGTGGGCACGAAGCCATCTACAACACCCGCCAATACAACCGATTCCGGCAAGTGCTGGAGCGTGTCATCGCCCGTAAATGGCTGGTAGCAGGAGCGGTCGTCGGGACGTTTGTGCTGGCCATCGCTGGCATGGGGCTGGTTAATAAGCAGTTCTTCCCGACTTCTGACCGGCCAGAAGTGCTGGTTGAAGTGCAGATGCCGTATGGCACCTCCATAGTGCAAACCAGTGATGCGGCAGCTAAGGTTGAAGCCTGGCTTGCGAAGCAGAAAGAGGCCAGGATCGTGACTTCCTATATCGGCCAGGGCGCTCCACGCTTCTTCCTGGCGATGGCACCTGAATTGCCCGATCCGTCGTTTGCCAAGATCGTGGTGCTCACGGGTGACGACAAGGAACGCGAAGCCCTCAAGTTCAGATTGCGTCAGGCGGCGGCTGACGGGTTGGCGCCCGAGGCGCGGGTGCGCGTTACCCAAATTGTGTTCGGCCCTCCTTCGCCATTCCCCGTGGCCTACCGCGTCATGGGGCCGGACCCAGACAAGCTACGCACGATCTCCGCGCAAGTCGAGAGCGTCATGCGCGCCAGTCCAATGCTTCGCACCGTCAACACGGATTGGGGCCCGCGTGTACCTGCCTTGCACTTCACGCTCGACCAGGACCGGCTCCAGAGTGTTGGTCTTACCTCTGCTTCAGTTGCCTTGCAGTTGCAGTTCCTGCTGAATGGGGCACCGCTTACGGAGGTGCGCGAAGATATCCGTTCAGTGCAGGTGCTTGGCCGTGCTGCCGGCAATATCCGTCTCGACCCTGCGAAGATCGCAGGCTTTACGCTGGTCGGCTCGGCAGGGCAACGTATCCCACTGTCTCAGGTAGGTGCCGTCAACGTGCGTATGGAAGACCCTATTCTGCGGCGCCGTGACCGTACACCGACCATCACGGTTCGCGGCGACATCGCTGAAGGTTTGCAACCGCCAGATGTTTCCAGTGCCATCATCAAGCAGTTACAGCCTGTCATTAGCCAACTGCCTTCGGGATACCGGATTGAACAGGCAGGCTCGATCGAAGAAGCCGGCAAAGCTTCTACGGCGATGCTACCACTGTTCCCTATCATGATTGCGCTCACGCTGCTCATCATCATCTTGCAGGTCCGCTCGATCTCGGGGATGGTCATGGTATTCCTGACCAGTCCACTGGGGTTGATCGGCGTGGTGCCGACGCTGCTTCTGTTCCAGCAGCCATTTGGCATCAATGCGCTGGTTGGCCTGATTGCGCTATCAGGCATCCTGATGCGCAATACGCTGATATTGATCGGGCAGATTCGTGAAAACGAAGAGGCCGGGCTGGCCCCTTTCCGCGCAGTTGTCGAAGCCACCGTGCAGCGTGCCCGGCCTGTGGTTCTGACGGCATTGGCAGCCATTCTGGCCTTCATTCCACTGACTCATTCCGTGTTTTGGGGGACGCTTGCCTACACGCTGATTGGCGGTACCTTAGCTGGAACAATTCTGACCCTGGTGTTCTTGCCGGCGATGTATTCCATCTGGTTCAAGATCAGGCCAAGCCCATTGCAAAGCTGA
- a CDS encoding OmpP1/FadL family transporter: MNPKILTLTIAATLGAVSLSSHASGYRFGSQSVSAQSTAEANSAEAADASTIFTNPAGLTYLDGTRIAVGVTAVLPNSSFSDTGSRRFTGTSSGGLTAQDSYTPGMVAAPSLYVSKKINDQWAAGFGLFVPYGTKLDYDNNWSGRYALTNVKLESINLNPSIGFKLNEQHSFGFGVNAQFMKANLGQGVDVPGSIAALTGTPAAATLLRTIVAAGGNPAVLAGVKDGHGSMDGEDWGYGWNLGYLFQLDQNTCLGLSYRSSISHKLKGSAVWDFNVTTDPLVNKIIAANSAKNNSAVLLDIHTPESFSISGFRQIDPKWAVMGDATWTRTSRLKNLNIQFPGTVQGDEVILQNWKNTWRFSAGASYQLDEKFTLRGGVAYDQSPVAGTTLRHPALPDADRVQLSFGTNWKLNGNSSVDLAYSYLHFQDADGSYKNSCSPLISGCTGNGELTKGTWQTRLHMISVAYNYKF; the protein is encoded by the coding sequence TTGAACCCAAAAATCCTTACCCTGACCATTGCTGCCACCTTGGGCGCTGTATCCCTGTCTTCCCATGCATCTGGCTATCGCTTCGGCTCCCAGAGCGTGTCGGCGCAAAGTACTGCTGAAGCCAACAGTGCCGAAGCGGCTGACGCCTCCACCATCTTCACCAATCCGGCTGGCCTGACCTACCTGGATGGCACCCGGATCGCAGTAGGCGTGACCGCCGTCTTACCGAATTCGAGCTTCTCAGATACTGGCTCCAGGCGTTTCACCGGCACCAGTTCTGGCGGACTGACTGCCCAGGATAGCTATACGCCGGGCATGGTGGCGGCACCATCCTTGTATGTCAGCAAGAAGATCAACGACCAGTGGGCCGCTGGCTTTGGCCTGTTTGTACCCTATGGTACCAAGCTGGACTACGACAACAACTGGTCTGGCCGTTACGCGCTGACCAATGTGAAGCTGGAATCAATCAACCTCAATCCGTCCATCGGCTTCAAGCTGAATGAACAGCATTCTTTCGGCTTCGGCGTGAACGCCCAGTTCATGAAAGCCAATCTTGGGCAGGGGGTGGACGTGCCAGGTTCGATCGCCGCCCTGACTGGTACGCCAGCAGCAGCGACACTGCTACGTACCATTGTTGCCGCTGGCGGTAACCCGGCTGTCCTTGCAGGCGTCAAGGATGGTCACGGTTCTATGGATGGCGAGGACTGGGGTTATGGCTGGAATCTGGGCTATCTGTTCCAGTTGGACCAGAACACGTGCCTGGGCCTGTCCTACCGTTCTTCGATTTCGCACAAGCTCAAGGGCAGTGCTGTGTGGGACTTTAACGTCACCACTGATCCGCTAGTCAACAAGATCATTGCAGCCAATTCGGCCAAAAACAACTCCGCCGTGCTGCTGGATATCCACACTCCAGAGAGCTTCTCCATCAGCGGGTTCCGGCAGATCGATCCTAAGTGGGCCGTGATGGGAGATGCCACCTGGACGCGCACTTCGCGCTTGAAAAACCTGAACATCCAGTTTCCCGGAACCGTGCAGGGCGACGAGGTGATCCTCCAGAACTGGAAAAATACCTGGCGCTTCTCGGCAGGAGCGAGCTACCAGCTTGATGAAAAGTTCACCCTGCGTGGCGGTGTAGCGTACGACCAATCGCCAGTTGCGGGCACCACCCTGCGCCACCCAGCTCTGCCTGATGCGGACCGCGTGCAGTTGTCGTTTGGTACGAACTGGAAGCTGAACGGCAACTCGTCTGTTGATTTGGCGTATTCCTATCTGCACTTTCAGGATGCGGACGGCAGCTACAAGAATTCTTGTTCGCCTTTAATCAGTGGATGCACTGGCAATGGGGAACTTACCAAGGGTACCTGGCAAACCCGCCTGCATATGATCAGTGTGGCTTACAACTACAAATTCTGA